A window of the Tunturibacter empetritectus genome harbors these coding sequences:
- a CDS encoding TolC family protein, whose amino-acid sequence MVTPAKAQQQQQLSGRPQGGASVSAQQSTAPGGSSSSVDVLNTTVQVQGSYIGSVPDTISGAVHLNLHDAIQRALKTNLGTVGASASQQQARGVRLASLSALLPSITGSISENVNRFDLQSEGLSASTFGGAGASFPTAVGPVHYYDAHAAVSEDLLDPAAVHNLRSARASENAALLNFKDARELVVYATAGTYLQLLATMAEVESERVQVDYAQASYKQAAAQNSVGTKSTVDTNKILIQLETEQQRLLSRQTDYEKQKMQLERIMGLPLGATVIIDETLPYTPQPPISLEDALQQAVANRADLQAAKAQLRAAEQTVKASKSEYLPTFALSGTYGIEGTNPNQGISVYTGVASLSIPIWQGGKAKADVVQANAAVAQRKAELADQQQVVELDVRNAYLDMETATKQVTVAIDNRKLALATLKQSQDRFAAGVTTSVEVVQAHETLASAEQDYISSLYSHNLAKVSLARAIGDAEHTIPDLLKGN is encoded by the coding sequence ATGGTAACGCCGGCGAAGGCACAACAGCAGCAGCAGCTTTCGGGCAGACCACAGGGCGGAGCGAGTGTAAGCGCTCAACAGTCTACGGCACCAGGCGGAAGCTCCAGTAGCGTGGATGTGTTGAACACGACCGTACAGGTGCAAGGGAGTTATATAGGGAGCGTACCGGACACGATCTCTGGCGCAGTACACCTAAATCTCCATGATGCGATTCAACGTGCTTTAAAGACAAATCTGGGTACGGTCGGCGCTAGCGCCTCCCAGCAGCAAGCACGCGGTGTGAGACTTGCGTCTCTAAGCGCACTTCTGCCCAGCATCACCGGGAGCATCAGCGAAAACGTGAATCGGTTCGATCTCCAGTCCGAAGGGTTGAGCGCGAGCACCTTCGGCGGTGCGGGAGCCTCATTTCCCACGGCTGTCGGTCCAGTCCACTATTACGACGCTCATGCTGCCGTGTCGGAAGACCTGCTTGATCCCGCCGCGGTGCATAATCTGCGCAGTGCTAGAGCGTCCGAAAACGCTGCTCTGTTGAACTTCAAGGATGCCCGCGAGTTGGTTGTGTACGCTACTGCCGGCACCTATTTGCAACTGCTCGCGACGATGGCTGAGGTAGAGTCGGAGCGCGTACAGGTGGACTATGCGCAAGCCAGTTACAAACAGGCTGCCGCGCAGAACAGTGTGGGGACGAAGTCCACCGTAGATACAAACAAGATTCTGATTCAGCTGGAGACGGAACAGCAACGTCTCTTGTCAAGGCAAACCGACTACGAGAAGCAGAAGATGCAATTGGAACGCATCATGGGATTGCCGTTGGGCGCGACTGTGATCATCGACGAGACGCTGCCTTACACACCGCAGCCGCCGATATCGCTTGAAGATGCGCTGCAACAGGCTGTCGCAAACCGCGCCGATTTACAGGCCGCCAAAGCGCAACTCCGCGCGGCAGAGCAAACTGTGAAAGCGTCAAAGTCGGAGTATTTACCAACCTTTGCTTTAAGTGGTACTTACGGCATAGAGGGCACGAACCCAAACCAGGGTATCTCTGTTTACACCGGTGTCGCTTCGCTTTCGATTCCAATCTGGCAGGGAGGCAAGGCGAAGGCCGATGTGGTGCAGGCGAACGCCGCCGTTGCGCAGCGCAAGGCGGAGCTTGCCGACCAGCAACAGGTTGTGGAACTCGACGTGCGCAACGCATATCTCGATATGGAAACGGCGACCAAGCAGGTGACTGTCGCGATCGACAACCGCAAACTCGCGCTCGCTACGTTGAAGCAATCGCAGGACAGGTTTGCAGCCGGTGTCACCACTTCAGTCGAGGTGGTGCAGGCACACGAGACCCTCGCCTCCGCGGAACAGGACTACATCAGCAGCCTGTACTCCCACAACCTTGCTAAAGTATCGCTCGCTCGAGCAATCGGCGATGCCGAACATACCATCCCTGATCTTTTGAAAGGAAACTAA
- a CDS encoding DHA2 family efflux MFS transporter permease subunit, whose amino-acid sequence MAEAAWKPKVNPWVIAVTVTLATFMEVLDTSIANVALPHIAGGLGASYDESTWVINCYLVSNAVVLPISAYLTTLFGRKRLYMTCVALFGVSSLLCGFAPSLPLLLFFRVLQGAGGGGLGPCEQAILTDTFPQEKRSMAFAVYGLAVVLAPVLGPTLGGFITEHYSWRWIFFINIPIAILSLILTHKLIEDPPRIQEEVRKSKQGGFRLDYLGFGLTALTFGALECVLDKGQEDDWFNSPFITCASVVCLFALTALIVWELRRARTDQRPILDLRLFKNRTFAVSFVMMFIVGLALYATSNLLPNLLQNLMGYTAESAGFVMSFGGIATVLTMPLVGILGGKMDNRYLAAFGFALTGCTILYLTNMDLQMSFQYASEIRFVQMLGISFLFVPVSTLSYTGTTEAQGNDVSGMTNLARNVGGSCGTAFVTTMLARKQQVHQVYLSSHAKNSNPFYLAKIQQLQQHYQQLGYGIYQAKQQALADFYNTLQNQASMLSYLDIVVILGVASLCMVPLVFLMKKPKQGAVVMH is encoded by the coding sequence ATGGCTGAGGCTGCCTGGAAACCGAAGGTCAATCCGTGGGTTATCGCTGTGACCGTCACGCTTGCCACGTTTATGGAGGTTCTAGATACCTCCATCGCGAACGTTGCCTTGCCTCATATCGCTGGTGGACTTGGGGCGAGCTATGACGAGTCGACTTGGGTCATCAATTGTTACTTAGTCTCGAACGCCGTTGTTCTGCCGATCAGTGCCTACCTCACAACACTCTTTGGACGCAAAAGACTGTACATGACCTGTGTGGCACTGTTTGGGGTGAGCTCTCTATTGTGCGGGTTCGCTCCCTCGCTGCCGCTGCTGCTGTTCTTCCGGGTGCTGCAGGGAGCTGGCGGAGGCGGTCTTGGTCCATGCGAACAAGCGATCCTCACCGACACATTTCCGCAGGAGAAACGAAGCATGGCATTCGCCGTCTATGGCTTGGCGGTGGTGCTGGCTCCGGTACTCGGGCCGACTCTGGGTGGATTCATCACAGAACACTACTCCTGGCGCTGGATATTCTTTATCAACATCCCCATCGCAATCCTCTCGCTGATACTTACGCACAAATTGATCGAAGATCCTCCACGCATTCAGGAGGAAGTTAGGAAGTCAAAACAGGGCGGATTCCGGCTCGATTATCTCGGCTTCGGATTGACGGCCCTCACTTTTGGAGCACTCGAGTGTGTCCTCGATAAGGGACAGGAAGATGACTGGTTCAACTCACCATTTATCACCTGCGCTTCCGTCGTGTGTCTCTTTGCGCTAACAGCGCTCATTGTTTGGGAGTTGCGTCGTGCCCGCACCGACCAAAGACCCATCCTTGACCTGCGGCTTTTTAAAAATCGCACCTTTGCAGTGTCCTTCGTGATGATGTTCATTGTTGGGCTGGCGCTCTATGCAACTTCGAACCTGCTGCCCAATCTCTTGCAGAACTTGATGGGCTACACGGCGGAGTCGGCCGGCTTTGTCATGTCTTTTGGAGGCATCGCCACTGTGCTTACCATGCCGCTCGTCGGCATCCTGGGCGGCAAGATGGATAACCGGTATCTGGCCGCATTCGGCTTCGCGCTTACAGGCTGCACGATCCTCTACCTGACGAACATGGACTTACAGATGAGTTTCCAATATGCATCGGAGATCCGATTTGTACAGATGTTGGGTATCTCGTTTCTTTTTGTACCCGTCAGCACACTGTCCTATACGGGCACGACAGAGGCGCAAGGGAACGATGTATCGGGTATGACGAACCTCGCCCGCAACGTCGGCGGCTCGTGCGGCACCGCATTCGTGACAACGATGCTTGCCCGCAAACAACAAGTTCACCAGGTATACCTGAGCAGCCACGCCAAGAACTCAAATCCCTTTTACCTGGCGAAGATCCAGCAGTTGCAGCAGCACTACCAGCAACTCGGCTACGGCATATATCAGGCCAAGCAGCAGGCACTTGCAGATTTCTACAACACGCTCCAGAACCAGGCCTCGATGCTGTCATACCTCGACATCGTCGTGATACTGGGCGTGGCATCGCTATGCATGGTGCCGCTGGTTTTCTTGATGAAGAAGCCCAAGCAGGGCGCAGTGGTCATGCATTAA